Proteins co-encoded in one Opitutus terrae PB90-1 genomic window:
- a CDS encoding immunoglobulin domain-containing protein, with amino-acid sequence MRLWIPLAFCSALLCLAMHAQSYTFTTLAGEWNKGSRDGAAAVARFNGANGVAIAPNGLVYVADLANSTIRAITPAGVVTTLAGVANVHGCIDGVGSNALFHNPSALVVGPSGDLYVADSNGHAIRKVTPAGVVTTLAGGPLRYGYMDGPGTEAQFSYPRGIAVNATGVIFVSDRSAHTIRRVDQLGNVSTWAGHGGSAGSADGPGDQARFRDPEGLAIDAAGNVYVADINNHTIRKINPAGEVTTLAGAAGESGFADGPAANARFFCPTSLAIDPAGAIWVNDAINRAIRKISPEGTVTTVADTAGEGITIDPNGVLYIAADDRIKRLESGSVLSVVAGPTDSYTSRNGVGANARFVQPIGSALAVDGNLYVTDSGGYAIRRVTRSGEVSTLAGLLGYPGFRDGSGYAAQFRDLRGITPDKEGNLLVGDGRTIRKVTLAGAVTTIAGADGEDGDTDGPAASARFRAVDGLAVDSSGNIFVVDRGASTIRKISQGIVTTFAGMPGETGQDDGAGAAARFRDPMGIVIDGADNLYVADTNNWKIRKVTPAGVVTTFAGHTSTQGANDGPIGIASFFNPYGLAIGPNGALYVVDLAGDTLRMISPDGFVTTLGGSSAHRGETADGIGTAARFYGPMGVSVDRFGIIHIIEYYTNLVRRGVPTGARTAVISSNPAEQRVVEGTAASFSVAASGLPAPQFRWERKRIGDTTFLPLAEGGAYAGVETSTLKVSSPTLIMNGELYRCVVDNGIGAAVASTNVSLFVIDLPDITTQPTSATVRLGATVQMTVSATCSKAMSYEWYRNGEILSGATSRTLTIPDAAASEAGQYHVRITTPDIAVDSQSAVIAVEGTTPVAGNGRLVGPDIVHANGHIYDQVLLEGKAVVVTADQQQMTRTSFLDLDGDIVQVEFSGSGSLAVVLMDNSGPAQPEKYNQNVSYAKGHAGIVITGADESTNVSVFSVGSITAIDQGLFRAGVEYDGLADIGFILISSRNGRFGGIRTGNAVYFGSDGLTGIYAPGVQIVGPVVVGDILAFDNASPTMIFGDANDVRIAGGGMDQPNGQPVRVSGISQIRFVDGMNSHARPLPAQLTTARFEQDGQDVTDAILVGPTH; translated from the coding sequence ATGCGCCTCTGGATTCCCCTAGCCTTCTGTTCCGCGCTGCTCTGCCTCGCCATGCATGCGCAGAGTTACACGTTCACAACCCTTGCCGGAGAATGGAACAAGGGAAGCCGTGATGGGGCGGCGGCGGTGGCGAGGTTCAACGGAGCCAACGGAGTGGCGATCGCCCCCAACGGCCTTGTCTACGTAGCGGATCTCGCCAACTCGACCATCCGTGCGATCACTCCCGCAGGGGTGGTCACGACGCTCGCCGGCGTGGCGAATGTGCATGGCTGCATCGACGGAGTTGGCAGCAACGCATTGTTTCACAATCCGAGCGCTCTCGTCGTCGGGCCGAGTGGTGACCTCTACGTTGCCGACAGCAACGGCCATGCGATCAGAAAGGTGACTCCGGCCGGGGTCGTCACCACGCTCGCCGGAGGCCCGCTCCGCTATGGGTACATGGATGGGCCCGGCACCGAGGCGCAGTTCTCCTACCCCCGCGGCATCGCCGTGAATGCCACGGGCGTTATCTTTGTCTCGGACCGCTCAGCGCACACCATCAGGCGAGTGGACCAACTCGGAAACGTGTCGACCTGGGCGGGCCACGGCGGCAGCGCGGGCAGCGCCGATGGTCCCGGGGATCAGGCGCGGTTCAGGGATCCCGAGGGACTGGCGATCGATGCTGCGGGCAATGTCTACGTGGCCGACATCAACAACCACACGATCCGAAAGATCAATCCGGCCGGTGAAGTCACTACCCTGGCAGGCGCGGCAGGAGAAAGCGGCTTCGCCGATGGCCCGGCAGCAAATGCGCGCTTCTTCTGCCCCACCTCCCTCGCTATCGACCCGGCGGGTGCCATCTGGGTGAACGATGCCATCAACCGGGCGATCCGGAAGATCAGCCCGGAGGGAACGGTGACGACCGTCGCCGACACCGCAGGCGAGGGCATCACGATCGATCCGAACGGAGTTCTCTACATCGCGGCGGATGATCGCATCAAACGGCTGGAGTCGGGCTCCGTCCTGTCCGTCGTCGCCGGGCCGACCGACTCGTACACCAGCAGAAACGGCGTTGGCGCCAACGCGCGTTTTGTGCAACCGATCGGATCCGCGCTCGCCGTTGACGGAAATCTGTATGTGACGGACTCCGGCGGATACGCAATCCGCCGGGTCACGCGCTCGGGCGAGGTTTCGACCCTTGCCGGGTTGCTGGGTTACCCCGGATTCCGCGACGGATCGGGCTACGCAGCACAGTTTCGGGATCTACGAGGGATCACGCCGGACAAGGAGGGCAACTTGCTGGTGGGCGACGGTCGCACGATCCGAAAGGTCACCCTGGCCGGCGCAGTCACGACCATCGCGGGCGCGGACGGCGAGGACGGCGACACGGACGGCCCCGCTGCATCAGCCCGGTTTCGCGCCGTGGATGGTCTCGCGGTCGACAGTTCGGGCAACATCTTCGTCGTCGACAGGGGTGCGAGCACCATCCGCAAGATATCCCAAGGTATCGTGACGACGTTTGCCGGGATGCCGGGCGAAACCGGCCAAGATGACGGCGCCGGGGCCGCCGCGCGATTTCGCGACCCGATGGGGATCGTGATCGATGGGGCGGACAACCTGTATGTCGCGGACACGAATAATTGGAAAATCCGGAAAGTCACTCCCGCCGGAGTGGTCACGACCTTCGCGGGCCATACGTCGACCCAGGGCGCCAACGACGGGCCGATAGGCATTGCGTCCTTCTTCAATCCCTACGGTTTGGCTATCGGCCCCAACGGCGCGCTGTACGTCGTCGACCTCGCCGGCGATACGCTTCGCATGATCTCACCCGACGGCTTCGTCACCACCCTTGGAGGATCCTCAGCACACCGCGGCGAGACTGCGGACGGGATCGGCACCGCCGCACGCTTCTACGGGCCCATGGGAGTGTCGGTGGACCGCTTCGGCATCATCCACATCATCGAGTACTACACCAACCTAGTCCGACGCGGCGTCCCCACCGGCGCGCGTACCGCGGTGATCTCCAGCAATCCCGCGGAACAGCGCGTCGTGGAGGGAACTGCAGCTTCGTTTTCGGTGGCAGCGAGCGGGCTGCCAGCACCCCAGTTCCGCTGGGAACGAAAGCGAATCGGCGACACCACGTTCCTCCCGCTCGCCGAGGGTGGTGCTTACGCCGGAGTGGAGACCAGCACGCTGAAGGTGTCCTCCCCGACTTTGATCATGAACGGGGAGCTATACCGATGCGTCGTCGACAATGGCATTGGCGCCGCCGTTGCCTCCACAAACGTGAGTCTGTTCGTAATCGATCTGCCCGATATCACCACTCAGCCAACTAGCGCGACAGTACGGCTCGGAGCGACGGTGCAGATGACGGTGTCCGCCACCTGCAGCAAGGCCATGAGCTACGAATGGTACCGGAACGGTGAAATCCTCTCCGGCGCGACATCGCGGACTCTGACGATCCCGGACGCTGCTGCCTCCGAGGCCGGTCAGTACCACGTCCGGATTACCACACCGGATATCGCGGTCGACAGCCAGTCCGCAGTCATCGCGGTGGAGGGCACCACCCCTGTCGCGGGCAACGGCCGGCTGGTTGGGCCGGACATCGTTCATGCCAACGGCCACATCTACGACCAGGTGTTGCTCGAGGGCAAAGCGGTCGTCGTCACCGCCGATCAGCAGCAGATGACACGCACGTCGTTCCTCGACTTGGATGGAGACATCGTGCAGGTCGAGTTCAGCGGGTCCGGCTCACTGGCGGTGGTGCTGATGGACAACTCCGGGCCCGCGCAGCCCGAGAAATACAACCAGAATGTGAGCTACGCGAAAGGACACGCGGGCATCGTGATCACGGGTGCCGACGAATCCACGAACGTCTCGGTCTTCAGCGTGGGCTCGATCACCGCAATCGATCAGGGCCTCTTCCGCGCCGGCGTCGAGTACGACGGCCTGGCTGACATCGGATTCATTCTGATTTCTAGCCGGAACGGCCGGTTTGGCGGAATCCGCACTGGGAATGCGGTCTATTTCGGATCGGATGGTCTGACCGGTATCTATGCGCCCGGCGTGCAAATCGTCGGACCGGTGGTCGTTGGGGACATCCTCGCGTTCGATAACGCATCTCCAACGATGATCTTCGGAGACGCGAACGACGTTCGGATCGCAGGTGGCGGAATGGATCAGCCGAATGGACAACCGGTTCGCGTGAGCGGGATCAGCCAGATCCGGTTTGTGGACGGCATGAACTCGCACGCCCGTCCGCTGCCGGCACAGCTTACCACCGCGCGATTCGAGCAGGACGGACAAGATGTGACCGACGCCATCCTTGTGGGACCCACTCACTGA
- a CDS encoding phospholipase D-like domain-containing protein yields MSTLDSVRPTPAGSRSSTWATLEDVRDMADHAFSRSAGAPLITGNAIRLLRDARENYPAWLEAIRSARRRVHFENYIIADDRTGNTFAEALIERATAGVSVRLIYDWLGAFGKSSRAFRARLAAGGVEVRCYNPPRLESPLGWVSRDHRKLLTVDGEVGFVSGLCVADLWLGDPLKDLEPWRDTGVEIRGPAVTELERAFGRVWAMLGAPLPAANGRTADENNRPGTAGSTAAIAPVGDVAMRIVASEPATSGTYRLDQLVVAFARQRVWLTDAYYLGAPTYVQALITSARDGVDVRMLFTRASDVPLLKVVSRIGYRPLLEAGVRIFEWNGSVLHAKTAVIDRRWSRVGSTNLNLASWMGNCELDAVVEDEGFAHQMEQMFEQDLANATEIVLEARRRIRANAAGTKRHARDHRHGSGRAAASAARIGNVLGAALMDRRVIEPVERRTLLGTGAVLLGLAVLFVVFPRVLAYPAGALLLWIALTLLYRGWRLRRPRSSSPPSDSRTTSQ; encoded by the coding sequence GTGAGCACCCTTGATTCTGTCAGACCCACCCCGGCCGGCTCACGATCGTCGACGTGGGCGACGCTGGAGGACGTGCGCGACATGGCGGACCACGCGTTCTCACGGAGCGCCGGCGCGCCACTGATCACGGGCAACGCGATCCGGCTGCTGCGTGATGCGCGCGAGAATTATCCGGCGTGGCTGGAGGCGATTCGCAGCGCGCGCCGGCGGGTGCATTTCGAAAACTACATCATCGCCGACGATCGGACGGGCAACACATTCGCCGAGGCGTTGATCGAGCGGGCGACCGCGGGGGTGAGCGTGCGGTTGATCTATGACTGGCTTGGCGCGTTCGGAAAATCGTCCCGCGCTTTTCGAGCACGGCTCGCGGCGGGCGGGGTTGAGGTGCGTTGCTACAACCCGCCGCGGCTCGAATCACCGCTCGGCTGGGTCTCGCGGGATCACCGGAAGCTGCTGACGGTGGACGGCGAGGTGGGTTTCGTATCCGGCTTGTGCGTCGCCGACCTGTGGCTCGGTGATCCGCTGAAGGATCTCGAGCCGTGGCGCGACACCGGCGTGGAGATTCGCGGGCCGGCCGTGACGGAGCTCGAGCGAGCGTTCGGGCGGGTGTGGGCGATGCTCGGCGCGCCGCTGCCCGCGGCGAACGGACGCACCGCGGATGAGAACAACCGGCCGGGAACGGCGGGTTCCACCGCGGCGATTGCGCCGGTGGGCGACGTGGCGATGCGGATTGTCGCCAGCGAGCCCGCGACCTCGGGCACGTATCGGCTGGACCAGCTGGTCGTCGCCTTTGCGCGGCAACGGGTGTGGCTCACGGATGCCTATTATCTCGGCGCGCCGACGTATGTGCAGGCATTGATCACGTCGGCGCGCGACGGGGTCGACGTGCGGATGCTGTTCACGCGGGCGAGCGACGTGCCGCTGTTGAAAGTGGTGTCACGCATCGGTTATCGGCCGCTGCTCGAGGCGGGCGTGCGGATTTTCGAGTGGAACGGCTCGGTGCTGCACGCGAAGACCGCCGTGATCGACCGCCGCTGGTCGCGCGTCGGCTCCACCAATCTCAATCTGGCGAGCTGGATGGGGAACTGCGAATTGGACGCGGTCGTCGAGGACGAAGGCTTCGCGCATCAAATGGAACAGATGTTCGAACAGGACCTGGCGAACGCGACGGAGATCGTGCTGGAGGCGCGGCGCCGGATTCGCGCCAACGCCGCGGGGACGAAGCGGCACGCGCGCGATCACCGTCACGGCAGCGGGCGGGCCGCCGCGAGCGCGGCGCGGATCGGCAACGTGCTGGGTGCCGCGTTGATGGATCGGCGCGTGATCGAGCCGGTGGAGCGGCGGACGCTGTTGGGGACGGGCGCGGTGCTGCTCGGGTTGGCCGTGCTGTTCGTCGTGTTTCCGCGGGTGCTCGCGTATCCGGCGGGAGCCCTTCTGCTATGGATCGCGCTCACGCTGCTCTATCGCGGCTGGCGTCTGCGCCGGCCGCGCTCGAGCAGTCCGCCGTCGGACTCACGCACGACATCTCAGTGA
- a CDS encoding metalloprotease, producing the protein MSESQPAADNHLDSSPTPTPVDADEFLLAQVRARGEATPASGISSQLLLITAVLFIAIGGLNWGWRTVIFLAVAIAIHELGHVLAMRVFGYKNVRMLFLPFFGGLATGQPRELDATKNALVSLAGPLVGIASAVLAGVLALVTGAPPWLVEFAWASLFLNAFNLLPLVPLDGGQFANDTLFSRFPVLELLFRLLAVAGLGWLAWRAQSWVLGVVAGFMLLGTPQAFRRARIIREARRDPDWQTRPLDRDAVVALRGLVNQIYAGVSEKTPGRLPELAHGVWLEIRKRFPGPGGTTALLAGYLVLCAIVIPVIAVLLARLLPHPAL; encoded by the coding sequence ATGTCCGAGTCCCAGCCCGCCGCCGACAATCACCTCGATTCCTCGCCCACACCAACGCCCGTCGACGCCGACGAGTTCCTGCTCGCGCAGGTTCGGGCCCGGGGCGAGGCAACGCCGGCCAGCGGCATTTCGTCGCAGCTGCTCCTGATCACCGCCGTGCTGTTCATCGCGATCGGCGGACTCAACTGGGGCTGGCGCACGGTCATCTTCCTCGCCGTCGCGATTGCGATTCACGAACTGGGCCACGTGCTCGCGATGCGCGTGTTCGGCTACAAGAACGTCCGGATGCTCTTCCTCCCGTTCTTCGGCGGCCTCGCCACGGGCCAGCCGCGCGAACTCGACGCCACGAAGAACGCGCTCGTCTCGCTCGCCGGTCCGCTCGTCGGCATCGCCAGCGCGGTGCTTGCGGGGGTGCTTGCGCTGGTCACCGGCGCACCGCCGTGGCTGGTGGAGTTTGCCTGGGCCTCGCTTTTCCTCAACGCGTTCAACCTCCTGCCGCTCGTGCCGCTCGACGGGGGCCAGTTTGCCAACGACACGCTGTTCTCCCGGTTTCCCGTTTTGGAATTGCTGTTCCGCCTTCTCGCCGTTGCCGGACTCGGCTGGCTGGCCTGGCGGGCGCAAAGCTGGGTCCTCGGCGTGGTCGCCGGGTTCATGCTGCTTGGCACACCGCAGGCGTTTCGCCGCGCCCGCATCATTCGCGAGGCGCGCCGTGATCCGGACTGGCAGACGCGACCGCTCGACCGCGACGCCGTGGTCGCACTGCGCGGGTTGGTGAACCAGATCTACGCCGGCGTCTCGGAAAAAACTCCGGGCCGGCTACCGGAACTGGCTCACGGCGTCTGGCTCGAGATCCGCAAGCGCTTCCCCGGCCCCGGCGGCACCACAGCGCTGCTCGCCGGCTACCTCGTGCTCTGCGCGATCGTGATTCCGGTGATCGCCGTGTTGCTCGCCCGGCTGCTGCCGCATCCGGCGCTCTAG
- a CDS encoding MBL fold metallo-hydrolase, whose protein sequence is MRAFLLLACLLSLELAAAPDKLVGAAAAAPAVVVLHDITGPMKTNAYLLYDRATRDAALIDVGGPIDALLAVIEQRGLQVRYLLTTHAHVDHVQGLPAVRARFPRAQWCVSRLEFEATAFYAQWEQVMAPEEAARIKAGMAADAALAETMSFDFARLGQPDVFVEDGQTFPLGGLTLRVIASPGHSGGSVCYSTAGILFSGDVLFHRRIGRWDLPKAGGRAVLETSVRRLYQQLPDETIVHPGHGPSTEIGIEKTQNQQVKLARAKT, encoded by the coding sequence ATGCGTGCATTTCTGCTGTTGGCCTGCCTGCTGAGCCTCGAGCTCGCCGCAGCGCCGGATAAGCTCGTCGGGGCGGCTGCGGCCGCGCCGGCTGTAGTCGTCCTGCACGACATCACCGGCCCGATGAAAACCAACGCCTACCTGCTCTACGATCGCGCGACGAGAGACGCTGCGCTCATCGACGTCGGCGGTCCGATCGACGCGCTGCTCGCGGTGATCGAGCAGCGCGGCTTGCAGGTCCGATATTTGCTCACTACTCACGCGCACGTGGATCATGTGCAGGGGTTGCCTGCGGTGCGCGCCCGCTTCCCCCGCGCACAGTGGTGCGTGTCGCGTCTCGAATTCGAGGCCACCGCATTCTACGCGCAATGGGAACAGGTGATGGCGCCCGAAGAAGCCGCCCGCATCAAGGCGGGCATGGCTGCGGATGCGGCGCTGGCCGAGACGATGTCGTTCGATTTCGCACGACTCGGCCAACCGGACGTCTTCGTCGAAGACGGGCAGACCTTCCCGCTTGGCGGGCTCACGCTGCGGGTGATCGCCAGCCCGGGGCACTCCGGTGGCAGCGTCTGTTACTCCACCGCGGGCATCCTGTTTTCGGGCGACGTGCTGTTCCACCGACGGATCGGTCGCTGGGACCTGCCCAAGGCCGGCGGACGCGCCGTATTGGAAACATCGGTGCGCCGACTCTACCAGCAGTTGCCGGACGAAACCATCGTCCATCCAGGACACGGACCATCGACCGAAATCGGAATCGAGAAAACGCAAAACCAGCAGGTGAAGCTCGCGCGGGCGAAAACCTGA
- a CDS encoding TolB family protein — MKTPLAGLVLLSLALPLATADTPRIVPWKPHNISSPQFESHAAFDPVTGDLYFVRSSPQFRGWRILVSRPTTQGWSEPEAPSFAGDGVEADPFFTADGRTLYFISNRSTDGVHRKDLDLWRVDRNADGTWQQPTRLPEPLNSTSTEWFPRPAPDGWFYFGSNRPGGFGGNDIWRGHPQPDGHWVVENLGAAINSAADEFEPLPSPDGSRLIIMAADGLYQSRRDARGWRPKEKLGDGANADGMEVGAVFSPSGRSLLFSRDTGAADSGEFFVLHESDGESWPPSGRISDSAKRAAQR; from the coding sequence ATGAAAACCCCACTCGCGGGCTTGGTTCTGCTTTCGCTCGCCCTCCCTCTGGCTACGGCCGACACACCGCGGATCGTTCCGTGGAAACCCCACAACATCTCCAGCCCGCAGTTCGAATCGCACGCCGCGTTCGATCCGGTAACGGGCGACCTCTACTTCGTCCGCAGCTCGCCGCAGTTCCGCGGTTGGCGAATTCTAGTGAGTCGTCCCACGACCCAAGGTTGGTCCGAGCCGGAAGCGCCGTCGTTCGCCGGCGATGGCGTGGAGGCCGACCCTTTCTTCACCGCCGACGGGCGCACGCTCTACTTCATCTCCAATCGCTCAACCGACGGCGTGCACCGGAAGGATCTCGATCTCTGGCGGGTCGACCGCAACGCCGACGGCACCTGGCAGCAACCGACACGACTGCCCGAGCCGCTCAACTCGACCAGCACCGAATGGTTTCCGCGACCGGCGCCCGACGGCTGGTTCTACTTCGGGTCGAATCGGCCTGGCGGATTCGGTGGCAATGACATCTGGCGCGGCCACCCGCAGCCAGACGGCCACTGGGTCGTGGAAAACCTCGGCGCCGCGATCAACTCCGCCGCGGACGAATTCGAGCCGTTGCCGTCGCCCGACGGCTCGCGACTCATCATCATGGCCGCGGACGGCCTTTATCAATCGCGACGCGACGCGCGCGGCTGGAGGCCGAAGGAGAAACTCGGCGATGGGGCGAATGCCGACGGCATGGAGGTCGGCGCCGTGTTTTCGCCAAGCGGCCGGTCGTTGCTCTTCTCCCGCGACACCGGCGCGGCCGACTCGGGTGAGTTTT